The following proteins are encoded in a genomic region of Coffea eugenioides isolate CCC68of chromosome 6, Ceug_1.0, whole genome shotgun sequence:
- the LOC113774976 gene encoding leucine-rich repeat receptor-like tyrosine-protein kinase PXC3 — translation MEFLTLVTAILFGLLSSSRLITAQVVDDHAILLEIAKEFSLSSWNVNQSDFCSWPGVGCSSNQSMVERLDLSRHGLQGNVTLISELRALKWLDLSSNNFHGSIPQAFGNLSLLEVLDLSFNKFESSVPVELGRLKNLRSLNLSNNYLSGVIPDELEGLEKLQEFQIYTNRLNGSIPRWVGNLTNLRSFTAYENGLSGNIPDNLGSVSELQLLNLHSNQLEGPVPESIFAMEKLEVLVLTQNKLTGSIPPSVGNCKGLSSIRIGNNELIGNIPREIGNITGLTYFEADNNNLSGEIVSEFAQCSNLTLLNLASNGFSGIIPPEFGQLSNLQELILSGNSLFGEIPITVLTCKNLNKLDLSSNRLNGTIPQEICSTSRLQYLLLSQNFVRGEIPHEIGNCIKLLELQMGSNYMTGSIPPEIGHMKNLQIALNLSFNHLRGLLPQELGRLDKLVALDLSNNQLSGNIPAALKGMLSLIEVDFSNNQLTGPIPTFVPFQKSPNSSFFGNKALCGEPLSPSCGNSNGSGNVNYHHKVSYRIILAVIGSGLAVFASVTVVVLLYMMRERQEEAAKGGVTADDETTGKPVIIAGNVFIENLRQAIDFDAAVKATMKESNKLSIGTFSTVYRADMPSGMILSVKKLRSMDRTLIHHQSKMIREVERLSKLTHANLIRPIGFIIYEDVALLLHQYYLNGTLAEFLHESSKKHEYKPDWPTRLSIAIGVAEGLAFLHHVAIIHLDISSGNVLLDSNFNPLVGEIEISKLLDPSRGTASISAVAGSFGYIPPEYAYTMQVTAPGNVYSYGVVLLEILTTRLPVDEEFGEGVDLVKWVQGAPLRGETPEQILDAKLSTVSFAWRKEMLAALKVALLCTDSTPAKRPKMKKVVEMLQEITE, via the exons ATGGAATTTTTAACTCTAGTAACTGCTATACTTTTTGGGTTGCTATCAAGTTCCCGACTCATAACTGCTCAAGTTGTTGATGATCATGCTATTTTGCTAGAAATTGCAAAAGAGTTTAGTTTGTCTTCCTGGAATGTAAACCAGTCAGATTTCTGTTCTTGGCCTGGTGTTGGTTGCAGCTCTAACCAATCTATGGTGGAGAGGCTTGATCTTTCTCGCCATGGGTTGCAAGGTAATGTGACTCTAATTTCTGAGCTTAGAGCATTGAAATGGCTTGACCTGTCTTCTAATAATTTCCATGGATCAATCCCACAAGCATTTGGGAATTTATCGCtgcttgaagttcttgatttaTCATTTAACAAGTTTGAGAGCTCAGTTCCTGTAGAACTGGGCAGGCTCAAGAACCTTAGGTCATTGAACTTGTCAAATAATTATTTAAGCGGGGTCATACCTGATGAGCTTGAGGGGTTGGAAAAGCTGCAAGAGTTTCAGATATATACTAACAGGCTGAATGGTTCCATCCCTCGGTGGGTTGGAAATTTAACCAATTTGAGATCTTTTACTGCTTATGAGAATGGATTAAGTGGTAATATTCCAGATAATCTGGGCTCAGTTTCTGAACTTCAGCTGTTGAACCTCCACTCTAATCAGCTAGAAGGGCCCGTACCTGAGAGCATTTTTGCTATGGAAAAATTGGAGGTTTTGGTTTTGACACAAAACAAGCTGACTGGCAGTATTCCTCCATCAGTTGGCAATTGCAAAGGCCTTTCTAGTATTAGAATTGGGAATAATGAGTTAATAGGTAACATTCCCAGAGAGATTGGTAATATTACTGGCCTTACATACTTTGAAGCTGATAATAATAATCTCTCTGGAGAGATAGTTTCTGAATTTGCACAATGCTCTAATCTCACTCTCCTTAATTTGGCCTCAAATGGTTTTAGTGGTATCATCCCTCCAGAATTTGGTCAACTTAGCAATTTGCAGGAGTTGATTCTTTCTGGAAATAGCCTATTTGGAGAGATTCCGATAACTGTTCTAACTTGCAAGAATCTGAACAAGCTTGACTTAAGCAGCAACAGACTCAATGGCACTATACCACAAGAGATCTGCAGTACTTCCAGGCTGCAATACTTGCTACTGAGTCAGAATTTTGTTAGAGGGGAGATACCTCATGAGATTGGAAATTGCATTAAGCTGCTTGAATTGCAGATGGGCAGTAACTATATGACTGGAAGTATTCCTCCTGAGATCGGTCACATGAAGAACTTGCAGATTGCGTTGAATTTGAGCTTCAATCATCTTCGTGGATTGTTGCCCCAAGAGTTGGGAAGACTCGACAAGCTGGTGGCTCTGGATCTTTCAAATAATCAGCTTTCCGGGAATATTCCAGCTGCACTGAAGGGCATGCTGAGTTTGATAGAGGTTGATTTTTCAAACAATCAGCTGACTGGACCAATACCAACCTTTGTGCCATTTCAAAAAAGCCCAAATTCAAGCTTTTTTGGGAACAAAGCTCTCTGTGGCGAGCCGTTGAGTCCTTCCTGTGGAAATTCGAATGGGTCTGGTAATGTGAATTATCATCACAAGGTTTCTTACAGGATCATATTGGCTGTTATTGGTTCTGGTTTGGCTGTTTTTGCATCTGTGACCGTTGTTGTATTGCTCTATATGATGAGGGAGAGGCAAGAGGAAGCTGCCAAAGGTGGTGTAACTGCTGATGATGAAACCACTGGCAAACCAGTCATAATAGCAGGGAATGTTTTCATTGAAAACCTTAGGCAAGCCATAGATTTTGATGCAGCAGTGAAGGCGACCATGAAAGAATCAAATAAACTTAGCATTGGCACTTTTAGCACCGTTTACAGAGCAGACATGCCATCTGGAATGATTCTGTCTGTTAAGAAGTTGAGATCAATGGACAGAACGTTGATTCATCACCAGAGCAAAATGATTAGAGAGGTTGAAAGGCTGAGTAAACTCACCCACGCCAATCTGATAAGGCCTATTGGGTTCATAATCTATGAAGATGTTGCACTTCTGCTACATCAATACTACCTGAATGGGACATTGGCAGAGTTTCTGCATGAATCTTCTAAGAAACATGAATATAAACCTGACTGGCCAACAAGACTCTCCATTGCCATTGGAGTAGCAGAAGGCTTAGCATTTTTGCATCATGTCGCAATTATTCACCTTGACATTTCTTCAGGTAATGTTCTTTTAGATTCCAATTTTAACCCGTTGGTTGGTGAAATCGAAATATCAAAGCTCTTAGACCCATCAAGAGGGACCGCAAGCATCAGCGCTGTTGCAGGTTCATTTGGATATATTCCCCCAG AATATGCATATACCATGCAAGTTACAGCACCTGGAAATGTTTACAGCTATGGGGTAGTTTTGCTTGAGATCCTTACTACCCGATTACCAGTAGATGAAGAATTTGGTGAAGGTGTAGATTTGGTGAAGTGGGTTCAGGGAGCACCTTTAAGAGGTGAAAC